In Methylobacterium aquaticum, the following are encoded in one genomic region:
- a CDS encoding GlcG/HbpS family heme-binding protein, with protein sequence MSDLTLDAASTIVTAALKAGRELGLKPLAVVVLDARGALKAAGVEDGTSLKRSEIATGKANGALALGIGSRAIAKRAEEQAYFVAAVTHVAGPAGLIPVPGGVLIKRDGLLVGAVGISGDTSDNDEKAALAGIAAAGLQAETGA encoded by the coding sequence ATGTCCGACCTCACCCTCGACGCCGCCTCGACCATCGTCACCGCCGCCCTGAAGGCCGGCCGCGAGCTCGGGCTGAAGCCCCTGGCGGTGGTGGTGCTCGATGCCCGCGGCGCCCTCAAGGCGGCGGGCGTGGAGGACGGGACCAGCCTCAAGCGGTCCGAGATCGCCACCGGCAAGGCCAACGGCGCGCTGGCGCTCGGCATCGGCTCGCGGGCCATCGCCAAGCGGGCCGAGGAGCAGGCCTATTTCGTCGCCGCGGTGACCCATGTGGCGGGGCCCGCCGGCCTGATCCCGGTCCCGGGCGGCGTGCTGATCAAGCGCGACGGCCTTCTCGTCGGCGCCGTCGGCATCTCGGGCGACACCTCCGACAACGACGAGAAGGCGGCGCTCGCCGGGATCGCCGCCGCCGGGCTCCAGGCCGAGACCGGCGCCTGA
- a CDS encoding ABC transporter permease codes for MSRSAASHAFAEASLLARARRRLLGDRLARASAGLLLLVTLACLVGPFLTGHAYDRLYYDYPGTPPSLALYPTPQAVRPALDRIAFRMRVRAEDVSVTGDAVRLTLAADTPVDPRVLTFFSRSDIFGEAREVARSEGGRRLTVEAPLRSLRFLAGTDSLGRDLLTRTLVAGRLSLALGLMATAVALGIGVAYGALAGTLGGRIDAAMMRFVDILYSLPFVFFVIMLVVFFGRSVALIFVAVGAVEWLDMARIVRAEALAIRRRDYVRAAEALGLTTAAILRRHVVPNLLGTVVAFAALMVPRVILLESFLSFLGLGVQEPATSWGVLIADGARSLESAPWMLVVPASFLVATLLALTLLGERLRDALDPREGA; via the coding sequence GTGAGCCGGTCCGCGGCAAGCCACGCCTTCGCCGAGGCCTCGCTCCTCGCCCGGGCCCGGCGGCGCCTCCTCGGTGACCGTCTCGCGCGGGCGAGCGCGGGCCTGCTCCTCCTCGTGACGCTCGCCTGCCTCGTCGGCCCGTTCCTCACCGGCCACGCCTATGACCGGCTCTATTACGACTATCCCGGCACCCCGCCCTCGCTCGCGCTTTATCCGACGCCGCAGGCCGTGCGCCCGGCCCTCGACCGGATCGCCTTCCGCATGCGGGTGCGGGCCGAGGACGTGAGCGTGACCGGCGACGCGGTCCGCCTGACGCTCGCCGCCGACACACCGGTGGACCCGCGGGTCCTGACCTTCTTCTCCCGCTCCGACATCTTCGGCGAGGCCCGCGAGGTCGCGCGCTCCGAGGGCGGGCGCCGGCTCACCGTCGAGGCGCCGTTGCGCTCCCTGCGCTTCCTCGCCGGCACCGATTCGCTCGGGCGCGACCTCCTCACCCGCACCCTCGTGGCCGGGCGCCTGTCGCTGGCCCTGGGCCTGATGGCGACGGCGGTGGCGCTCGGCATCGGCGTCGCCTACGGGGCGCTCGCCGGGACGCTCGGCGGGCGGATCGACGCGGCGATGATGCGCTTCGTCGACATCCTGTATTCCCTGCCCTTCGTGTTCTTCGTCATCATGCTGGTGGTGTTCTTCGGCCGCTCGGTGGCGCTGATCTTCGTCGCGGTCGGCGCCGTCGAATGGCTCGACATGGCCCGCATCGTCCGGGCGGAGGCGCTGGCCATCCGCCGGCGCGACTACGTCCGGGCGGCGGAGGCTTTGGGTCTCACCACCGCGGCGATCCTGCGCCGGCACGTGGTGCCGAACCTGCTCGGGACCGTCGTCGCCTTCGCGGCCCTGATGGTGCCGCGGGTGATCCTGCTCGAGAGCTTCCTGTCGTTCCTCGGCCTCGGCGTGCAGGAGCCGGCGACGAGCTGGGGCGTGCTGATCGCCGACGGCGCCCGCTCCCTCGAGAGCGCGCCCTGGATGCTGGTCGTGCCGGCCTCGTTCCTGGTCGCCACCCTGCTCGCCCTGACGCTGCTCGGCGAACGCCTGCGCGATGCCCTCGACCCGCGGGAGGGGGCATGA
- a CDS encoding 3'-5' exonuclease, whose translation MTDALDDIAAILERTGEYRVLRRLGPFVPPAEEPAEPTFVGLILDTETTGIDVSADEVIELGIIKFEYGASGRIYRVLERFNQLHQPSGPIPEAVVRLTGITDADVAGQRIDDAAVEALAAEARVIIAHNARFDRQMCERRWPIFVSRNWACSCHQIPWRAEGHEGMRLGHLLADHGHFHNGHRAIDDCEALLAILARPLRASGRLALSALLEAARRPTVRLWASDAPIALKDRLKDRNYRWSPRRRCWYVDLDEEQIEIERSFLSKEIYRGTLPSGLPADRFTARDRFSTRADPEA comes from the coding sequence TTGACCGACGCGCTCGACGACATCGCCGCCATTCTGGAGCGCACCGGCGAGTACCGGGTGCTGCGCCGTCTCGGCCCCTTCGTGCCCCCGGCCGAGGAGCCCGCGGAGCCGACCTTCGTCGGGCTGATCCTCGACACCGAGACCACCGGCATCGACGTCTCCGCCGACGAGGTGATCGAGCTCGGCATCATCAAGTTCGAGTACGGCGCCAGCGGCCGGATCTACCGGGTGCTCGAGCGGTTCAACCAGCTCCACCAGCCCTCCGGTCCGATCCCCGAGGCGGTGGTGCGCCTGACCGGCATCACCGACGCCGACGTGGCCGGCCAGCGCATCGACGACGCGGCGGTCGAGGCGCTCGCCGCCGAGGCCCGGGTGATCATCGCCCACAATGCCCGCTTCGACCGGCAGATGTGCGAGCGCCGCTGGCCGATCTTCGTCTCGCGCAACTGGGCCTGCTCGTGCCACCAGATCCCCTGGCGGGCCGAGGGCCACGAGGGGATGCGCCTCGGCCACCTGCTCGCCGATCACGGCCATTTCCACAACGGCCACCGGGCGATCGACGATTGCGAGGCGCTGCTCGCCATCCTCGCCCGCCCCTTGCGCGCCTCGGGACGCCTGGCGCTGTCCGCCCTGCTGGAAGCGGCGCGGCGGCCGACCGTGCGGCTCTGGGCCTCCGACGCCCCGATCGCGTTGAAGGACCGGCTCAAGGACCGCAACTACCGCTGGTCGCCCCGGCGCCGCTGCTGGTACGTCGACCTCGACGAGGAGCAGATCGAGATCGAGCGCTCGTTCCTCTCGAAGGAGATCTACCGCGGCACCCTGCCCTCCGGCCTGCCGGCCGACCGCTTCACCGCCCGCGACCGCTTCTCGACCCGGGCCGATCCGGAGGCGTGA
- a CDS encoding phosphoribosylaminoimidazolesuccinocarboxamide synthase — protein sequence MDTAALAPFTDYVLPEATLPELPGHYRGKVRDNYDLPDGRRILITSDRLSAFDRELAAIPLKGQVLTQTARYWFEKTRDICDNHVLAYPDPNVVVGRRLTILPVEIVVRGYLAGSTGTSVLTLYKAGQREMYGHRLPDGMRPHEQLPQPIITPTTKAGHGDHDAPLSAAEILERGLLTKDQWHILSEAALALFARGQALAAERGLILADTKYEFGTDAEGRIVLADEIHTPDSSRYWFAKSYAERFEAGTLPESFDKDVVRNWVASRCDPYRDPVPEIPPDVVLRTAATYVSAFETITGERFALPDTSEPPLERIRRNIAAYLGA from the coding sequence ATGGACACGGCCGCGCTCGCGCCCTTTACCGACTACGTCCTGCCCGAGGCGACCCTGCCGGAACTGCCGGGCCATTACCGCGGCAAGGTGCGGGACAATTACGACCTGCCCGACGGGCGGCGGATCCTGATCACCTCCGACCGGTTGAGCGCCTTCGACCGGGAACTGGCGGCGATCCCGCTGAAAGGTCAGGTCCTGACCCAGACCGCGCGCTACTGGTTCGAGAAGACGCGGGACATCTGCGACAACCACGTGCTCGCCTATCCCGATCCGAACGTGGTGGTGGGCCGGCGGCTCACCATCCTGCCGGTCGAGATCGTGGTGCGCGGCTACCTCGCCGGCAGCACCGGCACCTCGGTCCTGACCCTCTACAAGGCCGGCCAGCGCGAGATGTACGGCCACCGGCTCCCCGACGGGATGCGCCCGCACGAGCAACTGCCGCAGCCGATCATCACGCCCACCACCAAGGCCGGCCACGGCGACCACGACGCGCCGCTCTCGGCCGCCGAGATCCTGGAGCGGGGCCTGCTCACCAAAGACCAGTGGCACATCCTGTCGGAGGCGGCGCTCGCCCTGTTCGCCCGTGGCCAGGCGCTGGCAGCCGAGCGCGGCCTGATCCTCGCCGACACCAAGTACGAGTTCGGCACCGATGCCGAAGGCCGGATCGTGCTCGCCGACGAGATCCACACGCCCGACAGCAGCCGCTACTGGTTTGCGAAGAGCTATGCCGAGCGCTTCGAGGCCGGCACCCTGCCGGAGAGCTTCGACAAGGACGTGGTGCGCAACTGGGTCGCGTCCCGCTGCGACCCCTACCGCGATCCGGTGCCGGAGATCCCGCCGGACGTGGTCCTGCGCACCGCCGCCACCTATGTCAGCGCCTTCGAGACGATCACCGGCGAGCGCTTCGCCCTGCCGGACACGAGCGAGCCGCCGCTGGAGCGCATCCGCCGCAACATCGCGGCCTATCTGGGGGCGTAG
- a CDS encoding ribonuclease activity regulator RraA, which produces MSLSPETRATLKTVSIATLATALFKRGLRNQVIQDVRPLNPQAGTMVGEAYTLRYIPAREDLNTLAAFRDPTHPQRVAVDQCPEGAVLVMDSRKNPRAASAGGILVTRLMKRGAAGVVTDGGFRDSPEIGALPFPAYHNRPSAPTNLTLHQALDINVPIGCGDVAVFPGDVVVGDAEGVIVIPAEIADEVAAEAAEMTVFEDFVLEQVQNGRGVIGLYPLIDEQAKADFAAWREKTGR; this is translated from the coding sequence ATGTCCTTGAGCCCCGAGACCCGCGCGACGCTGAAGACCGTCAGCATCGCCACCCTGGCCACCGCCCTGTTCAAGCGCGGCCTGCGCAACCAGGTCATCCAGGACGTGCGCCCCCTCAACCCGCAGGCCGGGACGATGGTCGGCGAGGCCTATACCCTGCGCTACATCCCGGCGCGCGAAGACCTGAACACGCTGGCGGCGTTCCGCGATCCGACCCACCCGCAGCGCGTCGCCGTCGACCAGTGCCCGGAGGGTGCGGTGCTGGTGATGGACAGCCGCAAGAACCCGCGCGCGGCCTCCGCCGGCGGGATCCTGGTGACGCGGCTGATGAAGCGGGGCGCGGCGGGCGTCGTCACCGATGGCGGCTTTCGCGATTCGCCCGAGATCGGCGCCCTGCCCTTCCCGGCCTACCACAACCGCCCGTCGGCCCCGACCAACCTGACCCTGCACCAGGCGCTGGACATCAACGTGCCGATCGGCTGCGGCGACGTGGCGGTCTTTCCCGGCGACGTGGTGGTGGGCGATGCCGAGGGGGTGATCGTCATCCCGGCGGAGATCGCCGACGAGGTCGCCGCGGAGGCGGCCGAGATGACGGTGTTCGAGGATTTCGTGCTGGAGCAGGTCCAGAACGGCCGCGGCGTGATCGGCCTCTATCCGCTGATCGACGAGCAGGCCAAGGCCGACTTCGCCGCCTGGCGCGAGAAGACCGGACGCTAG
- a CDS encoding ABC transporter ATP-binding protein → MSLLSLRGLTVRYPAAGVTALDRLDLDLARGETLALVGESGSGKSQVALATLGLLPPGAQVSGSVRFDATEMTGLARPALDRIRGARIGLVFQEPMTALDPLFSIGHQIALPLCAHRGMTRRQAMARARDLLGLVGIRDGAARLSAFPHELSGGERQRVMIAMALACEPDLLIADEPTTALDVTVQAQILALLADLKRRLGLALLFITHDLRLVRRIADRTAVLSAGRLVETGPTGRLFRDPEAPETRDLLAAEPAGRKEPVPESAPVVLEARAVSVAYPGRRHWLRAGPPRLAVAGIDLDVKAGQTIGIVGESGSGKSSLGRAVLRLEPAAHGLVRFEDRDLTRLDRAALRPLRRGFQPVFQDPMGSLSPRLTAGEIVAEGLRVHAPHLSAAERDARAAEAFAEVRLDPAWRHRFPHAFSGGQRQRIAIARAMILRPRLVVLDEPTSALDRTVQRDIVALLRDLQGAHGLAYLFISHDLAVVRALADTVLVLRAGREVERGPTDAVLARPREAYTRALVAAADLDGGLPGSLAQA, encoded by the coding sequence ATGAGCCTCCTGTCCCTGCGCGGCCTCACGGTGCGCTATCCGGCCGCCGGGGTGACCGCCCTCGACCGTCTCGACCTCGATCTCGCCCGCGGCGAGACCCTGGCCCTGGTCGGCGAATCGGGCTCGGGCAAGAGCCAGGTGGCGCTCGCCACCTTGGGCCTGCTGCCGCCCGGGGCGCAGGTCTCCGGGTCCGTGCGCTTCGACGCCACCGAGATGACCGGACTGGCGCGCCCCGCCCTCGACCGGATCCGCGGCGCCCGGATCGGCCTGGTGTTCCAGGAGCCGATGACGGCCCTCGACCCGCTCTTCTCCATCGGCCACCAGATCGCCCTGCCGCTCTGCGCCCATCGCGGCATGACCCGGCGCCAGGCGATGGCGCGGGCGCGCGACCTCCTCGGCCTCGTCGGGATCCGCGACGGCGCCGCCCGCCTCTCGGCCTTTCCCCACGAGCTCTCCGGCGGCGAGCGCCAGCGGGTGATGATCGCCATGGCACTGGCCTGCGAGCCGGACCTGCTCATCGCCGACGAGCCGACCACGGCGCTCGACGTCACCGTGCAGGCGCAGATCCTGGCGCTGCTCGCCGACCTCAAGCGGCGTCTGGGGCTCGCGCTCCTGTTCATCACCCACGACCTGCGGCTGGTGCGGCGCATCGCCGACCGGACGGCGGTGCTGAGCGCCGGCCGCCTCGTCGAGACCGGCCCGACCGGGCGGCTGTTTCGCGATCCGGAGGCGCCCGAGACCCGCGACCTGCTGGCCGCCGAGCCCGCCGGGCGAAAGGAGCCGGTGCCGGAGAGCGCCCCCGTGGTGCTGGAGGCCCGGGCTGTGTCCGTCGCCTATCCGGGCCGGCGCCACTGGCTGCGGGCCGGTCCGCCGCGCCTTGCCGTCGCGGGCATCGACCTGGACGTGAAGGCCGGCCAGACGATCGGGATCGTCGGCGAATCGGGCTCGGGCAAGTCGAGCCTCGGCCGGGCCGTGCTGCGCCTCGAACCCGCCGCCCACGGCCTGGTGCGGTTCGAGGACCGCGACCTCACCCGCCTCGACCGCGCCGCGTTGCGGCCCCTGCGCCGGGGCTTCCAGCCGGTGTTCCAGGACCCGATGGGCTCGCTCTCGCCCCGCCTCACCGCCGGCGAGATCGTGGCGGAGGGCCTGCGGGTCCACGCCCCCCACCTGTCCGCGGCGGAGCGCGACGCCCGGGCGGCGGAGGCCTTCGCCGAGGTGCGCCTCGATCCCGCCTGGCGCCACCGCTTCCCCCATGCCTTCTCGGGCGGGCAGCGCCAGCGCATCGCCATCGCCCGCGCGATGATCCTGCGGCCCCGCCTCGTCGTCCTCGACGAGCCGACCTCCGCCCTCGACCGCACGGTGCAGCGCGACATCGTCGCCCTGCTGCGCGATCTGCAAGGCGCGCACGGCCTCGCCTACCTCTTCATCTCCCACGACCTCGCGGTGGTCCGCGCGCTCGCCGATACCGTGCTGGTCCTGCGCGCGGGCCGCGAGGTCGAGCGCGGCCCGACCGATGCGGTGCTGGCGCGCCCGCGCGAGGCCTATACCCGGGCCCTGGTGGCGGCGGCCGATCTGGACGGTGGCCTCCCGGGCAGCCTCGCGCAGGCGTGA
- a CDS encoding peptide ABC transporter substrate-binding protein encodes MRRRHFLAGLGAASLAAAPARAAGPHGRPPVYRRGNGADPETLDPHKTSTLSEATILLDLYEGLSTYGPDGSLMPGAAAGWTTSADGLTWTFSLRPDGRWSNGDPVVADDFVHGFRRMLDPATGAKYASVLAPIRNAEAVNRGAMPVEAVGVSAPDPLTVVIRLAQPTPYVVELMTHQASTPVHRPSLARHRDAFTRPGNLVSNGAYVLKDFSPNDRITAVRNPHFRDAAGIAIPQVEYIPTPDLAAAVRRFAAGEIDSLDDLPADQVKALKSRFGDKVVLTPALGVLALMVNLRKRPLDDVRVRRALSLALDREFLAEAVWGETMLPAYSLTPAGLDNALPPPTMPGRDLSPLEREDAAVALLREAGYGPGGKPLAVELRTNITDNNRNTMVAIADMWRPLDVATSFAATDAKTHFAYLRDGGPFDLARMSWIADYADPQNFLFLVESGNDGFNSGRYASPAYDALMRDAARETDLQARARILHRAEELFLADLPWIPLLHYRHKHLIGPRLRGFMPNLRGVSPTRWLSLA; translated from the coding sequence GTGCGGCGCCGGCACTTCCTCGCGGGCTTGGGCGCCGCATCCCTGGCGGCGGCCCCCGCCCGGGCCGCCGGCCCGCACGGTCGCCCCCCGGTCTACCGGCGCGGCAACGGCGCCGACCCCGAGACCCTCGACCCGCACAAGACCTCGACGCTGTCCGAGGCGACGATCCTCCTCGACCTCTACGAGGGCCTGAGCACCTACGGCCCCGACGGCAGCCTGATGCCCGGGGCGGCCGCCGGCTGGACCACCTCCGCCGACGGCCTGACCTGGACCTTCAGCTTGCGCCCCGACGGGCGCTGGTCGAACGGCGATCCCGTCGTGGCCGACGACTTCGTGCACGGCTTCCGGCGCATGCTCGATCCGGCGACGGGGGCGAAATACGCCAGCGTGCTGGCGCCGATCCGCAACGCCGAGGCGGTCAATCGCGGGGCGATGCCGGTCGAGGCGGTCGGGGTCTCGGCCCCCGACCCGCTGACGGTGGTGATCCGGCTCGCGCAGCCGACCCCCTACGTCGTCGAGCTGATGACCCACCAGGCGAGCACGCCGGTCCACCGGCCGTCGCTGGCCCGTCACCGCGACGCCTTCACCCGCCCCGGCAACCTGGTGTCGAACGGCGCCTACGTCCTCAAGGATTTCTCCCCCAACGACCGCATCACGGCGGTCCGCAACCCGCATTTCCGGGACGCCGCCGGGATCGCGATCCCCCAGGTCGAGTACATCCCAACGCCGGACCTCGCCGCCGCGGTGCGCCGATTCGCCGCCGGCGAGATCGATTCCCTCGACGACCTGCCCGCCGACCAGGTCAAGGCGCTGAAATCCCGCTTCGGCGACAAGGTGGTGCTCACTCCCGCCCTCGGCGTGCTCGCGCTGATGGTCAACCTGCGCAAGCGCCCCCTCGACGACGTGCGGGTGCGCCGCGCCCTGTCGCTCGCCCTCGACCGCGAGTTCCTGGCCGAGGCGGTGTGGGGCGAAACGATGCTGCCGGCCTATTCCCTCACCCCCGCCGGCCTCGACAACGCGCTGCCGCCGCCCACGATGCCGGGCCGGGACCTCTCGCCGCTCGAGCGCGAGGACGCGGCGGTCGCGCTCCTGCGCGAGGCCGGCTACGGCCCGGGGGGGAAGCCGCTCGCGGTCGAGCTGCGCACCAACATCACCGACAACAACCGGAACACCATGGTGGCGATCGCCGACATGTGGCGGCCGCTCGACGTCGCGACCTCGTTCGCCGCCACCGACGCCAAGACCCATTTCGCCTACCTGCGCGACGGCGGCCCGTTCGACCTCGCCCGGATGAGCTGGATCGCCGATTACGCCGACCCGCAGAACTTCCTGTTCCTGGTCGAGAGCGGCAACGACGGCTTCAATTCGGGCCGCTACGCCAGCCCGGCCTACGATGCCCTGATGCGCGACGCCGCCCGCGAGACCGACCTTCAGGCCCGGGCCCGGATCCTCCACCGGGCGGAAGAGCTCTTCCTCGCCGACCTGCCCTGGATCCCGCTGCTGCATTACCGGCACAAGCACCTGATCGGCCCGCGCCTGCGCGGATTCATGCCCAATCTGCGCGGCGTCTCGCCGACGCGATGGCTGTCGCTCGCATGA
- a CDS encoding ABC transporter permease, whose amino-acid sequence MIAPILRRLAQAVPTLFIVVTLSFFLVRLAPGGPFDLERPLPAAAMENLRRVYGLDQPLLVQYGRYLAALARGDLGPSFSVRDLSVAELFARGLPVSMTLGGLALAVSLLLGTGLGAVAALRRGSALDHAVTVLGTFALTVPGFVVAPLLQIAFGLSLRWLPVGGWDGGDPSHLVLPVVTLALPQVAVIARLTRAGLGEVFDRPHWRTLRALGLPPRILALHALRGAALPVVSYLGPAAAGLLTGSVVVETVFGLPGVGRYFVDGAINRDYTLVLGTVVLIAVFVLVLNLVSDLLCALVDPRLRDFR is encoded by the coding sequence ATGATCGCTCCCATCCTGCGCCGCCTCGCCCAGGCCGTCCCGACGCTCTTCATCGTCGTCACCCTGTCGTTCTTCCTGGTGCGGCTCGCCCCCGGCGGGCCGTTCGACCTGGAGCGGCCGCTGCCGGCCGCCGCGATGGAGAACCTGCGCCGGGTCTACGGCCTCGACCAGCCGCTCCTGGTCCAGTACGGCCGCTACCTCGCGGCGCTCGCCCGGGGCGATCTCGGGCCGTCCTTCTCGGTGCGCGACCTCTCGGTGGCGGAGCTGTTCGCCCGCGGCCTGCCGGTCTCGATGACGCTGGGGGGCCTCGCGCTCGCCGTCTCGCTCCTCCTCGGCACGGGGCTCGGCGCCGTGGCGGCCCTGCGGCGCGGATCCGCCCTCGATCACGCGGTGACGGTCCTCGGCACCTTCGCGCTCACCGTGCCGGGCTTCGTGGTCGCGCCGCTGCTCCAGATCGCCTTCGGGCTGTCCCTGCGCTGGCTCCCCGTCGGCGGCTGGGACGGGGGCGATCCGAGCCACCTCGTCCTGCCGGTCGTCACACTGGCGCTGCCGCAGGTGGCGGTGATCGCGCGGCTGACCCGGGCCGGCCTCGGCGAGGTGTTCGACCGGCCGCATTGGCGCACCCTGCGGGCCTTGGGGCTCCCGCCCCGGATCCTGGCGCTCCATGCGCTGCGCGGCGCGGCGCTTCCGGTCGTGTCCTATCTCGGGCCGGCGGCGGCGGGGCTGCTCACCGGCTCGGTGGTGGTCGAGACGGTGTTCGGCCTGCCCGGCGTCGGGCGCTACTTCGTCGACGGGGCGATCAACCGCGACTACACGCTGGTGCTCGGCACGGTGGTGCTGATCGCGGTCTTCGTCCTCGTGCTCAACCTCGTCTCCGACCTCCTCTGCGCCCTCGTCGATCCGCGGCTCAGGGACTTCCGGTGA
- the ada gene encoding bifunctional DNA-binding transcriptional regulator/O6-methylguanine-DNA methyltransferase Ada, protein MIGTVPPLDDAARFSAIARRDRAADGRFVYAVRTTGVYCRPSCAARPARPENVSFHPTCADAEAAGFRACLRCRPNAASLVERQAEAVARACRAIEAAETVPALADLAAAASMSPCHFHRVFKQVTGVTPRAYAAARRAARAAEGLRQAGTVTAAIYEAGYGAASRFYAAAPARLGMTPTAYRRGGEGAAIRFAVGACSLGHVLVAATGTGVCAILLGDDPDALVRDLQDRFPKAALTGGDRDFEAVVAQVVGLVEAPGQGAALPLDIGGTAFQQRVWQALRAIPPGRTATYAEIAQAIGAPKAARAVALACGANPIAVAVPCHRVVRQDGSLSGYRWGVARKRALLDREREDRT, encoded by the coding sequence ATGATCGGCACCGTCCCGCCCCTCGACGACGCCGCGCGCTTTTCAGCCATCGCCCGCCGCGACCGGGCGGCGGATGGCCGCTTCGTCTACGCGGTGCGCACGACCGGGGTATACTGCCGCCCGAGCTGCGCCGCCCGGCCGGCCCGGCCGGAGAATGTCAGCTTCCACCCGACCTGCGCGGATGCGGAGGCGGCGGGCTTCCGGGCCTGTCTCCGCTGCCGGCCGAACGCGGCGAGCCTCGTCGAGCGTCAGGCCGAGGCGGTGGCCCGGGCCTGCCGGGCGATCGAGGCGGCGGAGACCGTGCCGGCGCTCGCCGACCTCGCGGCGGCGGCGTCCATGAGCCCCTGCCACTTCCACCGGGTGTTCAAGCAGGTCACCGGGGTGACGCCGCGGGCCTATGCGGCGGCGCGCCGCGCGGCGCGGGCGGCCGAGGGGTTGCGGCAGGCCGGCACGGTCACGGCGGCGATCTACGAGGCCGGCTACGGCGCGGCGAGCCGGTTCTACGCCGCGGCGCCGGCCCGCCTCGGCATGACGCCGACGGCCTACCGGCGCGGCGGGGAGGGCGCGGCGATCCGCTTCGCGGTCGGCGCCTGCTCGCTCGGCCACGTCCTGGTGGCGGCGACGGGGACCGGCGTGTGCGCGATCCTGCTCGGCGACGATCCCGACGCCCTGGTGCGCGACCTCCAGGACCGCTTTCCCAAGGCGGCGCTGACCGGGGGCGACCGCGACTTCGAGGCGGTGGTGGCGCAGGTCGTCGGCCTCGTCGAAGCCCCCGGGCAAGGCGCGGCCCTGCCCCTCGACATCGGCGGCACCGCCTTCCAGCAGCGGGTGTGGCAGGCCCTGCGGGCGATCCCGCCGGGGCGGACCGCGACCTATGCGGAAATCGCCCAGGCGATCGGCGCGCCGAAAGCCGCCCGGGCGGTGGCCCTGGCCTGCGGCGCCAACCCGATCGCGGTGGCGGTCCCGTGCCACCGGGTGGTGCGGCAGGACGGGAGCCTCTCGGGGTATCGCTGGGGCGTCGCGCGCAAGCGGGCGCTGCTCGACCGGGAGCGGGAGGACCGGACCTGA
- a CDS encoding alginate O-acetyltransferase AlgX-related protein, with translation MFHIGRDGWLFLTVGTNRAADLYANTPEVWRMLRGWRRLLLTRAAKAGRLGTRYLHLSSPEKLSVYDHRFSEPGPVRAARSPARRLGRILRLSGTGRRLWVDALTPLRAQRDAAELYYRTDTHWTAEGTFVAYRAVCAACGAAPIDDLLATRPAHAVTRVMDLGEKLQWPVAETSTIRAIRRNARVAEEGRLYALAEAHPELALHTGVRVRFRNADPAADPRSVLLFGSSYSGYGALGLTSMLAETFRRVDFVWSAEVDWALVERLRPAILLTESAERYMARLPDDEAFDAGRYEDEKVARLAAEHPGLEIPKQISPTW, from the coding sequence ATGTTCCATATCGGTCGGGACGGCTGGCTGTTCCTCACCGTCGGCACCAACCGGGCGGCGGATCTCTACGCCAACACGCCGGAGGTGTGGCGCATGCTGCGGGGCTGGCGCCGGCTGCTGCTGACGCGGGCCGCGAAGGCCGGGCGGCTCGGCACCCGCTACCTGCACCTGTCCTCGCCCGAGAAGCTCAGCGTCTACGACCACCGCTTCTCCGAGCCCGGCCCGGTCCGGGCGGCGCGCTCGCCGGCGCGCCGGCTGGGGCGGATCCTGCGCCTCTCGGGGACGGGGCGCCGGCTCTGGGTCGATGCCCTGACGCCGCTCAGGGCGCAGCGCGACGCGGCGGAGCTGTACTACCGCACCGACACGCACTGGACCGCGGAGGGCACCTTCGTCGCCTACCGGGCCGTCTGCGCGGCCTGCGGCGCGGCGCCGATCGACGACCTCCTGGCGACGCGGCCGGCCCACGCCGTCACCCGCGTGATGGATCTCGGCGAGAAGCTGCAATGGCCGGTCGCCGAGACCTCGACGATCCGGGCGATCCGCCGGAACGCCCGGGTCGCCGAGGAGGGCCGCCTCTACGCCCTGGCGGAAGCCCACCCGGAGCTTGCCCTCCATACCGGCGTCCGGGTCCGGTTCCGCAACGCCGACCCGGCGGCGGATCCGCGCTCGGTGCTCCTCTTCGGCTCGTCCTATTCGGGCTACGGGGCTCTGGGGCTCACCAGCATGCTCGCCGAGACCTTCCGGCGCGTCGATTTCGTCTGGTCGGCGGAGGTCGACTGGGCCCTCGTCGAACGCCTGCGCCCGGCGATCCTGCTCACCGAATCGGCCGAGCGCTACATGGCCCGGCTGCCCGACGACGAGGCCTTCGACGCCGGGCGCTACGAGGACGAGAAGGTCGCCCGGCTCGCCGCCGAGCATCCGGGGCTCGAGATCCCTAAGCAGATTTCGCCGACGTGGTGA